From the uncultured Trichococcus sp. genome, one window contains:
- a CDS encoding DEAD/DEAH box helicase has product MLFKELELNQNLLRALKEAGYTKATPIQEDAIPHLMNDKDLLGCAQTGTGKTAAFALPILQNLTEAGTAGKGNIKALILAPTRELALQIGESFQIYAKYLPLKIQVIFGGVSQNPQTTALKRGTDILVATPGRLLDLIGQGYIKLNQVDFFVLDEADMMLDMGMLHDVRRIIRELPKKRQSMFFSATMPTEIEKLAGTILSNPVKVEVTPVSSTVEIIHQSVYPVAKTDKTDLLIHLLKEDTVERSLVFSRTKHGANKIVKKLLQAGLSAEAIHGNKSQTARQRALENFKTKKTSVLVATDIAARGIDVPELSHVILFDLPEVPETYVHRIGRTGRAGRGGKAISFCDETEASLLRDIEKLIQRKVPVVTDQPFLLKEGTKAAAPQPKKPVAARNNGTRVKNQQGPRGGQKAAQRPRFQTKQNTQSK; this is encoded by the coding sequence TTGTTATTTAAAGAACTAGAATTGAATCAAAACCTGCTGCGCGCACTGAAAGAGGCAGGCTACACTAAAGCTACGCCCATCCAAGAAGATGCCATTCCGCATCTGATGAACGACAAGGATTTGTTGGGTTGCGCCCAAACTGGTACCGGTAAGACCGCAGCCTTTGCCCTCCCGATTCTTCAGAACCTAACAGAAGCAGGAACAGCTGGAAAAGGTAACATCAAAGCCCTGATCCTTGCCCCTACCCGTGAGCTTGCCCTGCAGATTGGGGAAAGCTTCCAAATATACGCAAAATACCTGCCATTGAAGATCCAAGTCATTTTTGGCGGTGTTTCCCAGAATCCTCAGACAACCGCGCTGAAACGCGGAACAGATATCCTTGTGGCGACACCAGGCAGACTGTTGGACCTTATCGGACAAGGATACATCAAACTGAACCAGGTAGATTTCTTTGTCTTGGACGAAGCCGATATGATGTTGGACATGGGGATGCTGCATGATGTACGCCGCATCATCCGCGAATTGCCTAAGAAACGCCAAAGCATGTTCTTTTCAGCGACTATGCCGACTGAGATCGAAAAACTTGCGGGGACCATTTTGTCAAATCCGGTGAAAGTGGAAGTCACTCCGGTTTCCTCGACTGTGGAAATCATCCACCAAAGCGTTTATCCTGTAGCCAAGACCGACAAAACTGACTTGCTTATCCACCTGTTGAAGGAAGATACAGTGGAACGCTCGCTTGTCTTCTCAAGAACGAAGCACGGCGCCAACAAAATCGTCAAAAAGCTTTTACAGGCTGGACTTTCAGCTGAAGCGATCCACGGTAACAAATCCCAGACTGCGCGTCAGCGTGCTTTGGAAAACTTCAAGACCAAAAAAACCAGCGTTCTTGTAGCGACAGATATCGCAGCCCGTGGTATCGATGTGCCTGAGCTTTCGCATGTCATCTTGTTTGATCTGCCTGAAGTTCCGGAAACCTATGTTCACCGTATCGGCCGTACAGGACGCGCAGGACGCGGCGGAAAAGCCATCTCCTTCTGTGATGAAACAGAAGCATCGTTGTTGCGTGACATCGAAAAACTTATCCAGAGAAAAGTTCCGGTCGTAACAGATCAGCCTTTCCTGTTGAAAGAAGGCACTAAGGCAGCTGCACCACAGCCGAAAAAACCGGTTGCCGCTCGCAATAACGGAACCCGCGTCAAAAACCAGCAAGGTCCAAGAGGCGGCCAAAAAGCCGCACAAAGACCGCGTTTCCAGACAAAACAAAACACGCAAAGCAAATGA
- a CDS encoding iron-containing alcohol dehydrogenase, whose amino-acid sequence MATFYVPAINLIGKGCIKELGSNVKELGYKKALFVTDNFLAKSEMIDVVLAELDSAAIDYVVYADVDPNPTCKNVNEGVAMAQAENCDFIISFGGGSPQDAASAISIILTNGGKPQDYEGLHKSAKAGLPVVAINTTAGTSAEITINYVITDEDRKVKMVMVDKNSLAKISVNDPELMLTMPKSLTAATGMDALTHAIESMVTPGAYAVTEVLAAGAIELIREYLPKAVENGTDLDARDKMVNAIFLGGMAFNNAGLGYVHSMAHQLGAVYHLPHGVCCAMLLPIVEAENAKFAPERFRKVAKALGLAVTADVSDQACADYTVEEIKRLSKVVGIPTSLNELGIKEEEFDYDYLSKNAMIDACAPGNPFTPTLEETIAMYKKLFQ is encoded by the coding sequence ATGGCAACTTTTTATGTACCGGCAATAAACCTTATCGGAAAAGGCTGCATCAAAGAATTGGGCAGCAATGTGAAGGAACTTGGCTACAAGAAAGCTTTGTTCGTTACGGATAACTTCTTGGCCAAAAGCGAAATGATCGACGTTGTCCTGGCGGAATTGGACAGCGCGGCTATCGACTATGTGGTCTATGCGGATGTTGATCCGAACCCGACTTGCAAAAACGTCAATGAAGGCGTGGCGATGGCACAAGCGGAAAACTGCGACTTCATCATTTCCTTCGGCGGCGGCTCTCCGCAGGATGCAGCGAGCGCCATCAGCATCATCCTGACGAACGGCGGCAAACCGCAGGATTACGAAGGCTTGCACAAATCCGCTAAAGCCGGTTTGCCGGTTGTGGCGATCAACACGACTGCCGGAACATCCGCTGAAATCACGATCAACTACGTCATCACCGATGAAGACCGCAAAGTGAAGATGGTTATGGTCGACAAAAACAGCTTGGCGAAAATTTCCGTGAACGATCCTGAATTGATGCTGACGATGCCGAAATCATTGACTGCGGCTACCGGGATGGATGCTTTGACCCATGCGATCGAATCGATGGTGACACCGGGTGCTTACGCTGTTACGGAAGTATTGGCAGCTGGAGCGATCGAATTGATCCGCGAATACTTGCCGAAAGCTGTCGAAAACGGCACTGATCTGGATGCGCGCGACAAAATGGTCAATGCAATCTTCTTGGGCGGAATGGCTTTCAATAATGCCGGCCTGGGCTACGTGCATTCGATGGCTCACCAATTGGGTGCCGTCTACCACTTGCCTCACGGCGTCTGCTGTGCGATGCTGTTGCCGATCGTGGAAGCCGAAAATGCTAAATTCGCGCCTGAACGTTTCCGCAAAGTAGCGAAAGCTTTAGGCTTGGCAGTGACAGCTGATGTATCCGATCAAGCCTGCGCGGATTATACGGTCGAAGAAATCAAACGTTTGTCCAAAGTCGTCGGTATTCCAACATCATTGAATGAGCTGGGCATCAAGGAAGAGGAATTCGATTATGACTACCTGTCCAAAAATGCCATGATCGATGCCTGCGCACCAGGAAACCCATTCACTCCGACATTGGAAGAAACGATTGCGATGTACAAAAAATTGTTCCAATAA
- the tnpA gene encoding IS200/IS605 family transposase — MSQDKNSLAHTTWNCKYHIVFAPKYRRQAIYGKIKQDIGVILRQLCERKGVEIIEATACVDHIHMLVSIPPKISVSSFVGYLKGKSSLMIFDRHSNLKYRYGNRKFWCTGYYVDTVGRNKKAIQEYIRNQIQDDIVAEQLSLLEYTDPFTGEEVRKSKKKK; from the coding sequence ATGTCTCAAGACAAAAATAGTTTAGCACATACCACTTGGAATTGTAAGTATCACATAGTTTTTGCGCCCAAATACCGGAGGCAAGCAATCTACGGAAAGATAAAACAAGATATAGGAGTCATACTAAGGCAGTTATGCGAAAGAAAAGGTGTAGAAATAATCGAAGCCACTGCTTGTGTGGATCATATACACATGTTGGTAAGCATACCGCCCAAGATAAGTGTCTCATCGTTTGTCGGATATCTAAAAGGTAAAAGTAGCCTCATGATATTTGATAGGCACTCCAACCTGAAATATCGCTATGGGAATCGCAAATTCTGGTGCACAGGATATTATGTCGATACAGTCGGGAGAAACAAGAAGGCAATTCAAGAATATATACGCAACCAAATTCAAGATGATATAGTCGCAGAACAATTAAGCCTATTAGAGTACACGGATCCATTTACAGGCGAAGAAGTTCGTAAGAGTAAAAAGAAAAAATAA
- the rhaD gene encoding rhamnulose-1-phosphate aldolase, translated as MKMKNILEAPFIKEVMLLTDVMYKFGWHERNSGNLSYLLKEEEITEYLDLNEVKRNIPIAFDGKALAGKYFLVTGTGKFFKNVIHDPADVLGILKVTAEGNSVDLLWGYENGAAPTSELPAHLMSHIARLSDDPENRVVYHCHATNLLAMSFSCELDERSFTRILWKMCTESLVVFPEGVGILPWLMPGTNEIGEATAEKMKEYRLIVWPHHGLYAAGKDLEECFGLVETAEKSATVYTLVQSQGGIRQEITDEQLSNLGKRFSVTPRAGYLNI; from the coding sequence ATAAAAATGAAAAACATTTTAGAAGCACCATTCATCAAAGAAGTCATGCTGTTGACGGACGTCATGTACAAATTCGGGTGGCACGAAAGAAACAGCGGGAACTTGTCCTACCTGCTGAAAGAAGAGGAAATCACGGAATATCTGGATCTGAACGAAGTGAAACGCAACATTCCGATCGCTTTCGACGGTAAAGCACTGGCCGGGAAATATTTCCTGGTCACAGGGACAGGGAAATTCTTCAAGAACGTCATCCATGACCCGGCTGATGTCTTAGGAATCCTGAAAGTGACTGCGGAAGGCAACAGCGTGGATCTGTTATGGGGCTACGAAAATGGAGCGGCTCCTACAAGCGAATTGCCTGCTCATTTGATGTCGCACATTGCGCGCTTGTCGGACGATCCTGAAAACCGTGTCGTTTACCACTGCCACGCCACCAACCTGTTGGCGATGTCCTTCTCTTGCGAGTTGGATGAAAGAAGCTTCACGCGTATCCTTTGGAAAATGTGCACCGAGTCATTGGTCGTGTTCCCTGAAGGCGTGGGCATCCTGCCTTGGTTGATGCCTGGAACGAACGAAATCGGCGAAGCAACTGCTGAGAAGATGAAGGAATACCGTCTGATTGTATGGCCTCACCACGGTTTGTACGCAGCCGGAAAAGATTTGGAAGAGTGCTTCGGCTTGGTCGAAACGGCTGAAAAATCAGCGACTGTCTACACACTTGTGCAATCACAAGGCGGCATCAGACAGGAAATCACTGATGAGCAATTAAGCAATTTAGGCAAACGTTTCTCGGTAACCCCAAGAGCGGGCTACTTGAACATCTAA
- a CDS encoding L-rhamnose isomerase — protein sequence MTKPIEEAYALAKQKYAAIGVDTDAVLEKLSQIKVSLQCWQGDDVLGFMFPDQALTGGISVSGNYPGKATTPAQLRADLDKALSLIPGNHKVNLHAIYVDTDEKIDLDQIEPKHYEKWVQWAKEKGLGLDFNPTCFSHPKSTDGTLSSSNPETQAFWIEHVKRSRKVAAYFGEELNQTCVNNIWIPDGYKDNPIDKMSPRVRLRDALDQCLEEKFDDAHMLDAVEGKLFGIGAESFTTGSNDFYLSYALTRDILWTIDAGHFHPTEDVSDKFTAFLPFGKGLMLHVSRPIRWDSDHVVILDEATTRIGETLVRNDLLDKTFIGMDFFDATINRVAAMVIGARSTLKSLLLGMLSPIETLKDAESTGDFTTRLAVTEEMKSYPFGAVWEFYCQQQNVPAGTEWLTEVKDYEQKILTERK from the coding sequence ATGACAAAACCTATTGAAGAAGCATACGCTTTAGCGAAACAAAAATACGCCGCCATCGGTGTGGATACGGACGCAGTACTTGAAAAGTTAAGCCAAATAAAGGTTTCCTTGCAATGCTGGCAAGGGGACGATGTATTGGGATTCATGTTCCCTGATCAAGCCTTGACCGGTGGAATTTCCGTCAGCGGCAACTACCCGGGCAAAGCTACGACACCAGCGCAACTGCGTGCCGATTTGGATAAAGCCTTGAGCCTGATCCCTGGTAATCATAAAGTGAATCTGCATGCCATCTACGTGGATACGGACGAAAAAATCGACTTGGATCAAATCGAACCGAAGCACTACGAAAAATGGGTACAATGGGCAAAAGAAAAAGGCCTTGGACTGGATTTCAATCCTACTTGCTTCTCCCATCCGAAATCGACTGACGGCACATTGTCCAGCAGCAACCCTGAAACACAAGCATTCTGGATCGAACACGTAAAGCGCAGCCGCAAAGTGGCCGCTTACTTCGGCGAAGAACTGAACCAAACTTGCGTGAACAACATCTGGATCCCGGATGGCTACAAAGACAACCCGATCGACAAAATGTCGCCGCGTGTACGCCTGCGCGATGCGTTGGATCAATGTTTGGAAGAAAAATTCGATGATGCGCACATGCTGGACGCAGTCGAAGGCAAACTTTTCGGCATCGGTGCAGAAAGCTTCACGACCGGTTCCAACGATTTCTACCTGTCCTACGCTTTGACTAGGGATATCCTGTGGACAATCGATGCGGGACATTTCCACCCAACCGAGGATGTATCCGATAAATTCACGGCCTTCCTGCCGTTCGGTAAAGGCTTGATGCTGCACGTGAGCCGTCCGATCCGTTGGGATTCCGATCACGTGGTCATCTTGGATGAAGCGACTACCCGCATTGGCGAAACATTGGTGCGCAACGACTTGTTGGACAAAACTTTCATCGGCATGGACTTCTTCGATGCAACAATCAACCGTGTCGCAGCCATGGTCATCGGCGCACGCAGCACCTTGAAATCATTGTTGTTGGGCATGTTGAGCCCAATCGAAACATTGAAGGATGCGGAAAGTACAGGCGACTTCACAACCCGTTTGGCTGTTACGGAAGAAATGAAATCTTATCCATTCGGCGCTGTCTGGGAATTCTATTGCCAACAACAAAATGTACCGGCTGGCACGGAATGGCTGACTGAAGTAAAAGACTACGAACAAAAAATTCTTACGGAACGCAAATAA
- a CDS encoding RpiB/LacA/LacB family sugar-phosphate isomerase yields MKIAVSSDHAGFALKEEVKALLEKEGHEVLDFGPYNEEPCDLSDYVYPASLAVAEGKADRGIFVDGVGYGSAMIANKIYGVYAAVCQDPFCAKLARSHSDTNVLCLGGKIIGSALALEIVTAWMTTDYLSDIERYTNRVDKVKKIAEKHLKRLDEIQD; encoded by the coding sequence ATGAAAATTGCCGTTTCCAGCGACCATGCCGGCTTCGCATTGAAAGAAGAAGTCAAAGCTTTACTCGAAAAGGAAGGCCATGAAGTGCTCGACTTCGGACCTTACAACGAAGAACCTTGTGACCTGTCCGATTATGTTTACCCTGCCTCACTGGCTGTGGCGGAAGGAAAAGCCGATCGCGGCATTTTTGTAGATGGCGTCGGTTACGGCAGTGCCATGATCGCCAACAAAATCTACGGCGTCTATGCGGCGGTTTGCCAAGATCCTTTCTGCGCGAAACTGGCGCGTTCCCACTCCGACACGAATGTCCTCTGCCTCGGCGGAAAGATCATCGGTTCGGCGTTGGCGCTTGAAATCGTGACGGCTTGGATGACGACTGACTACCTCAGCGATATCGAAAGATACACCAACCGCGTCGACAAAGTGAAAAAGATTGCCGAAAAGCATCTGAAGAGATTGGATGAAATCCAGGACTAG
- a CDS encoding family 78 glycoside hydrolase catalytic domain, with the protein MEIMDIKFNGIVEPVGYHFEPLIVSWAVDNGLGKMQKEASLQVAADPEFKDIVLEKNGDLDSSGETLTLQLKPRTRYYVQIRVTAEDGETAESTSFFETGKMDEAWDAEWIGPKVQEEIHPILFKDFELSQQVKEARLYISGVGLYEASLNGKKIGNDVLAPFVNNYEAFIQIQTYDVTEQLKQSNQLAIMLGNGWYKGRFGLSGENAYFGDKFAAIAELMVRYENGTEERIVTDLSWKATLSDITNSGIYDGETIDRTLDKSGRSDEVAIVGIPKEKLKDRVSPGLSVHEVVPLKEVITTPNGETVVDFGQNFSGWLAFDADFPAGTEVHFEFGEILQQGNFYNENYGTATAGFRYISNGEAETVHPHFTYFGFRYARVTGWPADKEIIVRGLAIYSDMTRTGIIETGNAKVNQLYSNSLWGLKSNFLDMPTDCPQRAERLGWTGDAQVFAPTASYHMDTRAFYRKYLIDMRTEQEKLSGSIPNYMPAMATQGGAAVWGDAATFIPKALWTAYGNKEEVGQYYPLMKDWVDWTGSKIEKSHGSKTELNAGGFQFGDWLALDGATPSSFKGSTDDTFIASAYYYESLCIVAEVASLIGNDSDAAYYRGLSEQVRERILFEYVTPSGRLSIDTQSGYIIALKFKLFREREVVIEQLKTRLKKDLYKIKSGFVGTPIFCQVLSENGMVDLAYEFLLNEGFPGWLYAVNLGATTIWERWNSVMPDGTMNPAGMNSLNHYSYGSVIEFVYKYVVGIQPLDAGFRIARLAPNPNVKLGYARGSYQSAAGKFVSEWKILKNGELSCYFEVPFGAQAEIVLPYSEREPIKVASGIHEYTYQPTKDLSVLYDSDTRFRSSRTKTRSCSKKSWAFTNASEASWRLRMKNSGTYP; encoded by the coding sequence ATGGAAATCATGGATATTAAATTTAACGGCATTGTGGAGCCTGTTGGATATCATTTTGAGCCCTTGATCGTCAGTTGGGCGGTCGACAACGGGTTAGGGAAAATGCAAAAAGAGGCAAGCCTCCAGGTAGCTGCCGATCCCGAATTCAAGGACATTGTGCTTGAGAAAAATGGTGATCTGGACAGTTCAGGGGAAACGTTGACGCTGCAGTTGAAGCCCAGAACACGCTATTATGTGCAGATTCGTGTAACTGCTGAAGATGGTGAAACGGCTGAATCGACAAGCTTTTTTGAGACCGGGAAAATGGATGAAGCATGGGACGCCGAATGGATCGGGCCGAAGGTGCAGGAAGAAATCCATCCGATTCTGTTCAAGGATTTCGAACTGAGCCAGCAAGTGAAGGAAGCCCGCCTGTATATCAGTGGGGTTGGGCTTTATGAAGCAAGTTTGAACGGAAAAAAGATCGGAAATGATGTTCTGGCGCCCTTTGTCAACAACTACGAAGCTTTCATCCAAATCCAAACGTATGATGTCACCGAACAATTAAAACAAAGCAATCAGTTGGCGATCATGTTGGGCAACGGCTGGTACAAAGGGAGATTCGGCCTGAGCGGAGAGAATGCTTATTTCGGGGACAAATTTGCGGCAATCGCCGAACTGATGGTGCGCTACGAAAACGGGACGGAAGAGCGGATCGTGACGGATCTCAGTTGGAAAGCGACGCTGAGCGATATCACGAACAGCGGCATCTACGATGGCGAAACGATCGACCGGACACTTGATAAATCGGGGCGCAGCGATGAGGTGGCGATCGTCGGCATACCAAAAGAAAAATTGAAAGACCGCGTGAGCCCGGGATTGAGCGTTCACGAAGTAGTTCCTTTGAAGGAGGTCATCACGACCCCGAATGGCGAGACGGTAGTTGATTTCGGGCAGAACTTTTCCGGCTGGCTTGCGTTTGATGCCGATTTTCCGGCAGGGACCGAGGTGCACTTTGAGTTCGGGGAAATACTGCAGCAAGGCAATTTTTATAATGAGAATTACGGCACCGCCACAGCAGGCTTCCGTTACATTTCCAATGGAGAAGCCGAAACGGTGCACCCGCATTTCACTTACTTTGGCTTCCGCTATGCGCGTGTGACGGGCTGGCCGGCAGACAAGGAAATAATCGTACGTGGTCTGGCCATCTATTCCGATATGACGCGAACAGGCATCATCGAAACGGGCAATGCTAAAGTGAATCAATTGTATTCAAACTCGCTTTGGGGGCTCAAATCAAACTTCCTTGATATGCCGACCGATTGTCCGCAACGGGCTGAGCGGCTGGGCTGGACCGGGGATGCGCAAGTATTTGCCCCGACAGCAAGCTATCATATGGATACGCGGGCTTTTTACCGCAAATATCTGATCGATATGCGCACGGAACAGGAAAAACTGTCGGGAAGCATCCCGAATTATATGCCGGCGATGGCTACGCAAGGTGGCGCAGCCGTCTGGGGAGATGCAGCGACGTTCATTCCTAAGGCTTTATGGACTGCCTATGGGAACAAGGAAGAAGTCGGGCAGTACTACCCGCTGATGAAAGATTGGGTGGATTGGACTGGTTCTAAAATAGAGAAATCGCATGGATCGAAAACGGAGCTTAATGCCGGTGGGTTCCAGTTCGGGGATTGGCTGGCCTTGGATGGCGCAACGCCTTCATCATTCAAAGGAAGTACTGACGATACGTTTATTGCTTCAGCTTATTATTATGAAAGTCTGTGTATCGTCGCGGAAGTCGCATCTTTGATTGGGAATGATTCTGACGCGGCCTATTACCGGGGACTCAGCGAACAAGTCCGGGAGCGGATCTTGTTCGAGTATGTGACGCCATCCGGACGCCTGTCCATCGACACCCAATCGGGGTACATCATTGCTTTGAAGTTCAAACTATTCCGTGAGCGCGAAGTGGTCATTGAGCAGCTGAAAACCCGTTTGAAAAAAGATCTTTACAAAATCAAATCCGGTTTTGTGGGGACTCCGATTTTCTGCCAAGTGCTGTCGGAGAATGGCATGGTCGATCTGGCCTATGAGTTCCTGCTCAATGAAGGCTTCCCGGGCTGGTTGTATGCGGTGAATCTTGGCGCGACGACAATCTGGGAGCGCTGGAACAGCGTAATGCCTGATGGCACCATGAATCCGGCAGGTATGAATTCCCTGAACCACTACAGTTATGGATCCGTCATCGAGTTTGTCTATAAATACGTGGTGGGCATCCAACCGCTGGATGCTGGTTTCCGTATCGCAAGATTAGCGCCCAATCCAAATGTAAAATTGGGATATGCCCGCGGAAGCTATCAGTCAGCGGCCGGTAAATTCGTCAGCGAATGGAAGATACTCAAAAATGGCGAACTGAGCTGCTATTTCGAAGTGCCTTTTGGCGCGCAGGCTGAGATCGTGTTGCCGTACTCTGAGCGGGAGCCAATCAAAGTGGCGTCAGGCATACATGAGTACACCTACCAACCGACAAAAGACCTGAGCGTGCTGTATGATTCGGATACACGCTTTCGATCATCAAGAACGAAAACAAGGAGTTGTTCGAAGAAATCTTGGGCATTCACGAACGCATCAGAGGCTTCATGGCGTTTGCGGATGAAGAACAGCGGAACCTATCCTTGA
- the metE gene encoding 5-methyltetrahydropteroyltriglutamate--homocysteine S-methyltransferase encodes MNSSLIGFPRVGKLRELKFASEKYFRKEISAEELEKVAKGLRIMHWNLQQAAGITHIPSNDFSYYDNLLDVTVLLNALPENYRQLGLSERDTYFAAARGYQGEAGDVKALAMKKWFNTNYHYLVPELFDDTEIKLAGDKPFAEYEEAKEIGVLTKPVIIGGFTFLKLAKYKGSKTIHDFADQVANAYIAILDRFNEQGVAWVQFDEPSLVTDLSDEDVALFASLYEKVLAHKGNVKVLLQTYFGDIRDSYEEVIGLDFDGIGLDFIEGKQTVELLERYGFPADKTLFAGVLNGKNIWKSDYKKVIELVKGLGKYSNDIVISTSCSLLHVPYTLENETSLPEEVSQYFAFAKERLQEIKELTELIGTSGHYEENENYLANQQVFSADRVYEDKHVQASVASLTERDFVRNVPRKKRRVIQKERLQLGLLPTTTIGSFPQTREVKQNRSKYRKGDISRAEYDENIKGFIKECINLQEELGLDVLVHGESERNDMVEFFGENLAGYVFTEKAWVQSYGTRCVKPPIIFGDIRRENPITVFYSEYAQSLSDKPVKGMLTGPVTILNWSFPREDISLREMAFQIGLAIREEVQDLEAAGIKIIQIDEAALKEKLPIRREEWASEYLDWAIPAFRLCHSGVRPETQVHTHMCYSEFEEIVKDIDNMDADVISFEASRSKLTIIDALKANQFETEVGPGVYDIHSPRVPSVEEMVAVLKNALTKIDEGNLWINPDCGLKTRGIKETKESLANLVAAAQIIKDAVSV; translated from the coding sequence ATGAACAGTTCACTAATCGGTTTTCCAAGGGTTGGCAAGTTACGCGAATTGAAATTCGCATCCGAAAAATATTTCAGAAAAGAAATTTCAGCAGAAGAGTTGGAGAAAGTCGCAAAGGGTCTGAGGATAATGCACTGGAATCTGCAGCAAGCAGCCGGCATCACTCATATCCCTTCGAATGATTTTTCATATTACGACAACTTGTTGGATGTGACGGTCTTGTTGAACGCGTTGCCTGAAAACTACAGACAGCTCGGCTTGAGCGAGCGCGACACTTATTTTGCGGCTGCTCGCGGCTATCAGGGCGAAGCAGGCGACGTCAAAGCGTTGGCGATGAAGAAATGGTTCAACACCAATTATCATTATTTGGTTCCTGAACTGTTCGACGATACCGAAATCAAATTGGCGGGCGACAAGCCTTTTGCCGAGTATGAAGAAGCCAAAGAAATCGGTGTGTTGACGAAACCGGTCATCATCGGCGGATTCACTTTCCTGAAACTGGCCAAATATAAAGGTTCCAAAACAATACATGATTTTGCTGACCAAGTGGCAAATGCCTATATCGCAATACTCGATCGGTTCAATGAGCAAGGTGTAGCGTGGGTGCAGTTCGATGAACCGAGCCTGGTCACCGATCTGTCCGATGAAGATGTCGCGTTGTTTGCTTCTCTGTACGAAAAAGTCTTGGCGCATAAGGGTAACGTAAAAGTATTGTTGCAGACATACTTCGGGGATATCAGGGACAGCTACGAAGAAGTGATCGGGCTTGACTTCGATGGCATCGGCCTTGACTTCATCGAAGGCAAGCAAACGGTGGAACTTTTGGAAAGATATGGCTTTCCGGCTGATAAAACGTTGTTTGCCGGCGTCCTGAACGGTAAAAACATCTGGAAGAGCGACTACAAAAAGGTCATCGAATTGGTTAAAGGGCTGGGAAAATACAGCAACGACATCGTCATCAGCACTTCCTGTTCGCTGCTGCATGTTCCCTACACGCTGGAAAATGAGACGAGCTTGCCGGAGGAAGTTTCCCAGTATTTCGCTTTCGCTAAGGAAAGGCTGCAGGAAATCAAGGAGCTGACGGAATTGATCGGCACTTCCGGACATTATGAAGAGAACGAAAACTATCTTGCGAACCAACAAGTCTTTTCAGCGGACCGGGTATACGAAGACAAGCATGTGCAAGCATCCGTGGCGAGCTTGACGGAAAGAGATTTTGTCAGAAACGTTCCGAGAAAAAAACGGAGAGTGATCCAAAAGGAGAGGCTGCAACTGGGTCTGTTGCCGACAACGACGATCGGTTCTTTCCCGCAGACGAGGGAAGTCAAGCAGAACCGCAGCAAATACCGCAAAGGTGACATCAGCAGAGCCGAATACGATGAAAACATCAAAGGCTTCATCAAAGAATGCATCAATCTGCAGGAGGAACTGGGGTTGGATGTGCTGGTCCATGGCGAATCCGAGCGCAATGACATGGTGGAATTCTTCGGCGAAAACCTGGCGGGGTACGTGTTTACCGAAAAAGCCTGGGTACAGTCCTATGGAACAAGATGCGTCAAGCCGCCAATCATCTTCGGCGATATCCGCCGCGAAAACCCGATTACCGTGTTCTATTCGGAATATGCGCAGAGTCTTTCCGACAAACCGGTCAAAGGGATGCTGACGGGACCCGTGACGATCTTGAATTGGTCGTTTCCGCGTGAGGACATTTCGCTGAGGGAGATGGCTTTCCAGATCGGTTTGGCGATCCGCGAAGAGGTTCAGGACTTGGAAGCGGCGGGCATCAAGATCATCCAGATCGATGAAGCGGCTCTGAAGGAGAAGTTACCAATCCGCAGAGAAGAATGGGCGAGCGAGTACCTTGATTGGGCGATTCCGGCATTCCGCCTTTGCCACAGTGGCGTGAGGCCGGAGACGCAGGTGCATACGCATATGTGCTACAGCGAATTCGAGGAGATCGTAAAGGATATCGACAACATGGATGCGGATGTCATTTCCTTCGAAGCCTCCCGTTCCAAACTGACGATCATCGATGCCTTGAAGGCTAACCAATTCGAAACGGAAGTCGGACCGGGCGTATACGACATCCACTCGCCGCGCGTGCCTAGTGTCGAAGAAATGGTGGCGGTATTGAAGAACGCGCTGACGAAGATAGATGAAGGAAACCTATGGATCAATCCGGATTGCGGACTGAAAACCAGAGGCATCAAAGAAACGAAAGAAAGTCTGGCCAATCTTGTGGCGGCGGCGCAAATCATCAAAGACGCAGTATCGGTCTGA